One part of the Sebastes fasciatus isolate fSebFas1 chromosome 8, fSebFas1.pri, whole genome shotgun sequence genome encodes these proteins:
- the LOC141772213 gene encoding PTB domain-containing engulfment adapter protein 1, translating to MSDIEDDNEICFSVKFLGRVEVVRPDGLQILSEAAESLKTPDKYSSEKVAKKSKVDVFLSLSGIDILENKTKFLLYSCPLSTISFCAVLPSSPKVFGFVARHPAADTNHCYLFQSKKFSHVLVSVIGDAFRASKKEESVRGGRDLIVEALRHKNKMLQRENAELKRGLAGQTNRL from the exons atgagtgacattgaggacgaCAATGAGATCTGCTTTTCAGTAAAg TTTCTGGGCCGAGTTGAGGTGGTCCGTCCTGATGGACTACAGATCCTGTCTGAAGCAGCTGAGAGCCTAAAG ACTCCAGATAAATACTCCTCAGAAAAGGTAGCGAAGAAGAGCAAAGTCGATGTCTTCCTGTCGCTGAGTGGGATAGACATCTTGGAAAACAAAACCAAG TTTTTGTTGTACTCGTGCCCTCTGTCCACCATTTCCTTCTGTGCCGTCCTGCCATCTTCACCCAAAGTCTTTGGATTTGTGGCTAGACACCCTGCAGCAGACACGAACCACTGTTATCTGTTCCAGAGCAAGAAGTTT TCTCACGTGCTGGTCTCAGTTATCGGGGATGCCTTCCGAGCTTCAAAAAAGGAGGAGAGCGTCAGGGGAGGAAGAGACCTGATAGTGGAGGCCCTCAGACACAAG aaTAAAATGCTGCAAAGAGAGAATGCTGAGCTGAAGAGGGGGCTTGCAGGACAGACTAACCGACTCTAA
- the sars1 gene encoding serine--tRNA ligase, cytoplasmic → MVLDLDQFRTDKGGDPELIRETQRKRFKDVTLVDKLVAADTEWRKCRFTADNLNKAKNLCSKSIGEKMKRKEPVGDDESLPEEAQNVESLTADTLSPLTVTQIKKVRLLVDEAVEKGDGERIKLEAERFEYLREIGNLLHPSVPISNDEDADNKVERTWGDCSVQKKYSHVDLVVMIDGFDGERGAVVAGSRGYFLKGPLVFLEQALINYALRLLHSKNYTPLYTPFFMRKEVMQEVAQLSQFDDELYKVIGKSSEKSDDSATDEKYLIATSEQPIAAFLRDEWLKPEDLPVRYAGFSTCFRQEVGSHGRDTRGIFRVHQFEKIEQFVYASPHDGKSWEMMDEMIGTAEEFYQSLGIPYRIVNIVSGALNHAASKKLDLEAWFPGSSAFRELVSCSNCTDYQARRLRIRFGQTKKMMDKAEFVHMLNATMCATTRVMCAILESYQTEEGIIIPDVLKQFMPPGLTEIIKFVKPAPIDQEMSKKAKKQDGGKKKTQGGQNLPTAMETMSVNDS, encoded by the exons ATGGTGCTCGACTTGGACCAGTTTCGGACCGACAAAGGTGGCGACCCAGAACTCATCCGTGAGACCCAGAGGAAGAGGTTTAAGGATGTAACACTCGTTGACAAGCTTGTCGCTGCAGACACAGAGTGGAGGAAAT GCCGCTTCACTGCAGACAACCTGAACAAAGCTAAGAACCTCTGCAGCAAGAGCATTGGGGAGAAAATGAAG AGGAAGGAACCTGTTGGGGACGATGAGTCTTTACCTGAAGAAGCCCAGAACGTGGAGTCTCTAACAGCTGACACACTATCG CCCCTGACGGTAACCCAGATCAAGAAGGTGCGTTTGTTAGTGGACGAGGCGGTGGAGAAAGGTGACGGTGAGAGGATAAAGCTGGAGGCAGAGCGCTTCGAGTACCTGAGGGAGATCGGCAACCTTCTGCACCCATCTGTACCCATCAGCAACGATGAG GATGCAGACAACAAGGTGGAGCGTACCTGGGGCGACTGCAGCGTCCAGAAGAAGTACTCCCACGTCGACCTGGTGGTCATGATCGATGGCTTCGATGGAGAGAGGGGAGCTGTTGTGGCTGGGAGCAGAGGTTACTTTCTGAAG GGCCCGCTGGTGTTCCTGGAGCAGGCTCTGATCAACTACGCCTTAAGACTCCTCCACAGCAAGAATTACACCCCGCTCTACACGCCGTTCTTCATGAGGAAAGAGGTCATGCAGGAAGTAGCCCAGCTCAGCCAGTTTGACGATGAGCTTTACAAG GTCATCGGAAAGAGCAGCGAGAAGTCAGACGACAGCGCCACAGATGAGAAGTACCTCATCGCCACCTCCGAGCAGCCCATCGCAGCCTTCCTGAGGGACGAGTGGCTCAAACCCGAGGACCTGCCCGTCCGCTACGCCGGCTTCTCCACCTGCTTCAGACAGGAAGTGGGCTCCCACGGCCGGGACACTCGCGGGATCTTCAGGGTGCACCAGTTCGAGAAG atTGAGCAGTTCGTCTATGCCTCCCCACATGACGGCAAGTCATGGGAGATGATGGATGAGATGATCGGGACGGCAGAAGAGTTCTACCAGTCACTAGGAATTCCTTATCGCATCGTCAACATCGTCTCAG GTGCCCTAAATCATGCAGCCAGTAAGAAGCTGGATCTGGAGGCCTGGTTTCCTGGCTCTAGTGCCTTCAGAGAGCTGGTCTCCTGCTCAAACTGCACCGACTACCAGGCCAGGCGCCTCCGTATCCGCTTCGGACAGACCAAGAAGATGATGGACAAG GCCGAGTTTGTGCACATGTTGAACGCAACCATGTGCGCCACCACTCGTGTGATGTGCGCCATCCTGGAGAGTTACCAAACCGAAGAAGGCATCATTATTCCAGATGTGCTCAAGCAGTTCATGCCTCCTG GTCTGACAGAGATCATTAAGTTCGTTAAGCCCGCTCCTATTGATCAGGAGATGTCCAAGAAAGCAAAGAAACAGGAcggagggaagaagaagacgCAGGGAGGCCAGAACCTGCCCACCGCCATGGAGACCATGTCCGTCAACGACTCGTAG
- the mfn2 gene encoding mitofusin-2, translating into MSLVFPRPNSNAVHGKKDKRLMAEVNASPLKHFVTAKKKINGIFEQLGAYIKESASFLDDTYKNEELDPVTTEEQVQEVRGYLAKVAGIGEVLARRHMKVVFFGRTSNGKSSVINAMLCDKVLPSGIGHTTNCFLRVEGTDGNEAFLLTEGSEEKKSIKTVNQLAHALHQDEDLDAGSLVCVMWPKAKCALLRDDLVLVDSPGIDVTTELDSWIDKFCLDADVFVLVANSESTLMQTEKSFFHKVNERLSSPNIFILNNRWDASASEPEYMEEVRRQHMDRCTNFLVDELGVVDRAQASDRIFFVSAKEVLQARVQRAQGMPEGGGALAEGFQARMFEFQNFERRFEECISQSAVKTKFEQHTVRAKQISEALRRIMDSVHIAAQEQRIYCLETKEDRQDRLEFIDKQLDLLTMDCKAKIKKITEEVERQVSNAMSEEIRKLNVLVDDYHMDFHPSPVVLKVYKNELHRHIEDGLGKNMSERCSTSITSSLQATHTDMIEGLKPLLPNPVREQVDKLVPRQCFSLSYDLACDKLCSDFQEDISFHFSLGWTMLVNRFLGAKNTRRALMGYNDQVPRPMALTPVSTSMPPFPQSSMTQEELMVSMVTGLASLTSRTSMGVLVVGGVIWKAVGWRLIALSVGLYGLLYIYERLTWTTKAKERAFKRQFVDYASEKLQLIVSYTGSNCSHQVQQELASVFAQLCQQVDVTRQNLEDEISEMNSKIELLDSLQSKAKLLRNKAGWLDSELNMFTQQYLHHSK; encoded by the exons ATGTCTCTGGTTTTCCCAAGACCCAACAGCAACGCAGTCCACGGCAAGAAGGATAAGAGACTGATGGCGGAAGTGAATGCATCGCCACTCAAGCATTTTGTCACAGCAAAGAAGAAGATCAACGGGATCTTTGAACAGTTGGGGGCCTACATTAAGGAGAGCGCTTCCTTTCTAGATG ATACCTACAAAAATGAAGAGCTGGACCCGGTCACCACAGAGGAGCAGGTCCAGGAGGTCCGGGGTTACCTCGCCAAGGTGGCAGGGATTGGAGAAGTGCTCGCCCGCAGGCATATGAAGGTGGTCTTCTTTGGGAG GACCAGTAATGGAAAGAGCTCAGTGATCAATGCCATGCTGTGTGACAAAGTGCTGCCGTCTGGAATAGGACACACCACCAACTGCTTCCTGAGGGTGGAGGGCACAGATGGCAATGAGGCCTTCCTCCTCACTGAAGGctctgaggagaagaagagcaTAAAG ACGGTGAACCAGCTGGCCCACGCTCTCCACCAGGATGAGGACCTGGATGCCGGCAGCTTGGTCTGTGTCATGTGGCCTAAAGCCAAGTGTGCTCTGCTCAGGGATGATCTGGTGTTGGTGGACAG CCCAGGTATCGATGTTACCACGGAACTGGACAGCTGGATCGACAAGTTCTGCCTGGATGCTGATGTATTTGTTCTGGTGGCAAACTCTGAGTCCACACTAATGCAGACG GAGAAGTCCTTCTTTCACAAGGTCAATGAGCGGCTCTCCAGTCCCAACATTTTCATCCTCAACAACCGCTGGGACGCCTCAGCCTCAGAACCTGAATACATGGAGGAG GTCCGTAGGCAGCATATGGACCGCTGCACCAATTTCCTGGTGGATGAGCTGGGTGTGGTGGACCGAGCCCAGGCCAGTGACCGCATCTTCTTCGTCTCTGCCAAAGAAGTACTTCAGGCTCGTGTGCAGAGGGCTCAAGGAATGCCGGAAGGAG GTGGAGCTCTTGCAGAGGGATTTCAAGCCAGAATGTTTGAGTTCCAGAACTTCGAGAGGCGATTTGAG GAATGTATCTCACAGTCGGCGGTGAAGACCAAGTTCGAGCAGCACACAGTGAGGGCCAAACAGATCTCCGAAGCCCTGCGTCGCATTATGGATTCCGTACACATTGCTGCACAAGAACAGAG GATCTACTGCCTTGAGACCAAAGAGGACCGTCAGGACCGATTGGAGTTTATAGACAAGCAGTTGGACTTGTTGACCATGGACTGCAAAGCCAAGATCAAGAAGATTACTgaggaggtggagagacag GTGTCTAATGCTATGTCAGAGGAGATCAGGAAGCTCAACGTGCTGGTGGACGACTACCACATGGACTTCCACCCATCACCAGTGGTGCTCAAGGTCTACAAGAAT gAGCTCCACCGACACATAGAGGACGGTCTGGGCAAGAACATGTCGGAGAGGTGCTCCACCTCCATCACCAGTTCCCTGCAGGCCACGCACACTGACATGATCG aggGTCTGAAGCCTCTGCTGCCCAACCCGGTCAGAGAGCAGGTAGACAAGCTGGTTCCTCGTCAGTGCTTCAGCCTCAGTTATGACCTGGCCTGTGACAAGCTCTGCAGTGACTTTCAGGAGGACATCAGCTTCCACTTCTCTCTGGGCTGGACCATGCTGGTCAACCGCTTCCTAGGGGCCAAGAACACCCGGCGGGCCCTCATGGGCTACAACGACCAG GTCCCTCGGCCCATGGCCCTGACTCCAGTCAGCACCAGCATGCCTCCATTCCCACAAAGCTCCATGACCCAGGAGGAGCTGATGGTCTCCATGGTGACTGGTCTTGCCTCCCTTACATCTCGTACTTCCATGGGTGTCCTTGTGGTCGGCGGCGTG atctGGAAGGCAGTGGGCTGGCGTCTGATCGCCCTGTCAGTAGGTCTGTACGGGCTCCTCTACATCTACGAGCGGCTCACCTGGACCACCAAGGCCAAGGAGAGAGCCTTCAAGAGACAGTTTGTGGACTACGCAAGCGAGAAGCTGCAGCTCATTGTCAGCTACACCGGATCCAACTGCAGCCACCAAGTCCAGCA GGAGTTGGCTAGTGTGTTCGCTCAGCTCTGCCAGCAAGTAGACGTCACCCGTCAGAACCTCGAGGATGAGATCTCTGAAATGAACAGCAAGATCGAGCTGCTGGACAGCCTACAGAGCAAGGCTAAGCTGCTGCG gAACAAGGCGGGCTGGCTGGACAGCGAGCTCAACATGTTCACCCAGCAGTACCTCCACCACAGCAAGTAA